In Carassius auratus strain Wakin chromosome 49, ASM336829v1, whole genome shotgun sequence, one DNA window encodes the following:
- the LOC113066138 gene encoding rho GTPase-activating protein 29-like isoform X1, with protein sequence MFAAGMLQQSSGGLNKRSLGMARLPNSHFFPLSSGSGSWGLGRSAKSSSLSSVSSASDSMDMAGADPDCIMQLVNDVRRFADALLHLKEAFNTKDHQDCLHQLVHERLGELLRVLKAVISKHHSLNSVEILSAAGTLIAKVKGVNFKEVNEDNKQTLFSEIYTSIDTLAFTFGNVVSDFLMGDVENGSALGLPQACRSRSFENLTVESSGCGPEKDDPPGPSPPARVEEMDGALLRNDSGVESALLYAKAWSKYTKELLAWVDKRLNMDIECAKSYAKMAESAKTLAFQQEHMPFRDIYFSAFKNDIEYSQLIMQTTAALQSNKFMQPLQARKNELDKLRKEVKEQWQREQKKMHEAESALKKARLLQTQRQEEYEKARCSTNRVEEDQIGMAGGKLLEKRRKLEEEALQKAEEAQEHYKQCITDVGVKRVDLANTKSEILTQIRELVFQCDLTLKAVTVNWFQMQQVQVVSLPVNFQSLCENSKLYEPGLCYTEFVKSLPSDRTRVESFSFDVCGTQNTGLPLSKRVINSGHSSQVHLSQVSLTPGDFLSADDVESHVQARTGKMTNRRSNSSTDIQALKIQGPFRVWRTSSQGGGMCSDSESAGGSSESRSLDSPTASPGDFKRRLPRTPSTGTMSSADDLDEREPPSPSDNGLSEMITEAASSPGPFRNTQMSKAAQTHKLRKLRAPSKCRECDSLVVFLGAECEECSLACHKKCLETLAIQCGHKKLQGKLHLFAIDFAQAAKNSPDGIPFIIKKCTSEIENRALNIKGIYRVNGAKSRVEKLCQAFENGKDLVELSDLYPHDISNVLKLYLRQLPEPLILFRFYNDFIGLAKESQSIIVDEVEASRGNPTPDSSQVSVELKRVLFKIKDLLRQLPSAHYKTLQFLIQHLHRVTERAEENKMTASNLGIIFGPTLIKPRQADTEVSLSSLVDYPYQALMVELLIRHYEMIFDTPLSPLPPSSPVAESSPIPIKSRFTPREKEQQLSRHSKSLVDIKEQPKAKTYKRYSSVIPSTHLMDEVKEGKIRSDKDFAAVDDTVDINKFLSSSVPEMRNSPGLSRRNHVTRVQLRPPRPKLTSRPISMPAERLLNLAKVDECNVKNAVEEDDNHGGDPVIEEVSEEEKPKYRAGNHYRKSYIDTQTLRRTWDKQYKHHEITPKTFVFTTDCPSDSGTNDASVHPTSLTSSSFSEHTNTPSTVLANRPYTIAVRPGRTLRREGNVSEYCPVPTSFRPPRTLQPPPGTFYKPPGSRTKSLTEVELKTSRATANSTEEEEEDDDDDEEEEEEEEEEEGFGVEVSVDEPEPDLDPEPTPEQDAQDTDPLPLPQSPSSSSEELGQNETKPVYQRLRSRRMQDLEHREAHFV encoded by the exons ATCACCAGGACTGTCTGCACCAGCTGGTTCACGAGCGTCTGGGAGAGCTGTTGCGTGTATTAAAAGCTGTGATTTCCAAGCATCACTCCCTGAATTCAGTGGAGATCCTCAGCGCGGCCGGGACCCTCATCGCAAAGGTCAAAG GTGTGAACTTCAAGGAAGTGAATGAAGACAATAAGCAGACACTCTTTTCTGAGATCTACACTTCCATAGATACATTGGCCTTCACGTTTGGCAATGT AGTGTCTGACTTCCTTATGGGAGATGTAGAGAACGGCTCAGCCTTGGGGCTTCCTCAGGCCTGCAGAAGCAGG TCTTTTGAAAACCTGACGGTGGAGTCCAGTGGATGTGGCCCGGAAAAAGATGACCCTCCAG GTCCCTCTCCACCCGCTCGGGTGGAGGAGATGGATGGAGCTTTGCTCCGTAATGACAGCGGGGTGGAGTCGGCCCTGCTTTATGCCAAAGCCTGGTCAAAATATACAAAGGAACTCCTGGCCTGGGtggacaaacgtcttaatatgg ACATTGAGTGTGCAAAGAGCTATGCGAAGATGGCTGAATCTGCAAAGACACTGGCGTTTCAACAG GAGCACATGCCATTCCGGGATATTTACTTCTCTGCCTTCAAGAACGATATTGAATACAGTCAGTTGATCATGCAAACCACAGCTGCTCTACAGTCCAACAAGTTCATGCAG CCTCTGCAAGCTCGAAAGAATGAGCTAGATAAGCTGAGGAAGGAGGTGAAGGAACAATGGCAGAGAGAGCAGAAGAAAATG CATGAAGCAGAAAGTGCGCTGAAGAAGGCCCGGCTCCtgcagacacagagacaggaagAGTACGAGAAAGCACGCTGCTCCACCAATCGAGTGGAGGAGGATCAGATCGGAATGGCTGGAGGAAAACTGCTGGAGAAGAGACGAAAACTGGAGGAGGAGGCTCTGCAGAAG GCAGAGGAAGCCCAAGAACATTATAAGCAGTGCATCACAGATGTCGGGGTGAAGAGAGTGGACCTGGCCAACACCAAGAGCGAGATTCTTACTCAGATTCGAGAACTTGTGTTTCAGTGCGACTTGACCCTGAAAGCA GTGACTGTCAACTGGTTTCAGATGCAGCAGGTGCAGGTGGTTTCCCTGCCTGTGAATTTCCAGTCGCTATGCGAGAACTCTAAACTGTATGAACCGGGTCTGTGTTACACTGAATTTGTGAAGAGTCTTCCCTCTGACAGGACCAGGGTGGAATCGTTCTCCTTTGACGTCTGTGGGACACAGAACACAGG GTTGCCCCTCTCGAAACGAGTGATAAATAGCGGTCACTCATCCCAAGTTCACTTGTCCCAGGTGTCTCTCACACCTGGAGACTTCCTGAGCGCAGATGATGTGGAGAGTCACGTCCAAGCACGCACCGGAAAGATGACAAACAGACGCTCAAACAGCAGTACAGATATTCAAG CTCTGAAGATCCAGGGTCCGTTCCGGGTCTGGAGGACCAGCAGTCAGGGTGGAGGCATGTGCAGTGACTCTGAGAGCGCTGGAGGAAGCAGTGAATCTCGCTCTTTGGACTCCCCTACAGCAAGCCCAG GTGATTTTAAAAGAAGGCTACCCAGAACCCCATCTACAGGCACCATGTCTTCAGCAGATGATCTAGATGAGAGAGAACCACCATCACCTTCAGATAATG GTCTGAGCGAAATGATAACGGAGGCAGCCAGCTCTCCTGGACCCTTCCGCAACACACAGATGTCTAAAGCGGCGCAGACGCACAAGCTGAGGAAGCTCCGTGCACCATCAAAGTGCAGGGAGTGTGATAGTCTTGTGGTATTTCTCGGTGCTGAATGCGAGGAA TGTTCTCTTGCTTGTCATAAGAAGTGTTTGGAAACTCTTGCCATCCAGTGTGGGCACAAAAAGCTACAGGGAAAACTGCATCTGTTTGCTATCGACTTTGCTCAGGCAGCCAAGAACAGTCCTGATGGAATCCCCTTCATTATCAAAAAATGCACCTCAGAGATCGAAAATAGGGCTCTGAACATCAAG ggaATTTACCGTGTTAACGGTGCCAAATCTCGGGTGGAGAAGCTTTGTCAGGCCTTCGAGAACGGCAAAGACCTGGTGGAGCTTTCGGATCTCTACCCTCATGATATCAGCAACGTCCTCAAACTCTACTTACGACAG CTCCCAGAGCCCCTGATTCTTTTCCGATTCTATAACGACTTCATCGGATTGGCCAAAGAGAGTCAGAGTATCATTGTTGACGAGGTAGAGGCATCAAGAGGAAATCCCACCCCAGACAGCTCGCAGGTCAGCGTAGAGCTCAAACGGGTCCTCTTCAAGATCAAAGACCTGCTGCGCCAGCTTCCTTCAGCCCACTACAAAACCCTGCAGTTCCTTATTCAGCACTTGCACAG GGTAACAGAAAGGGCAGAAGAGAACAAGATGACTGCCAGTAATCTGGGCATTATTTTTGGACCCACACTGATCAAGCCCCGACAGGCTGACACAGAGGTCTCCCTGTCCTCTCTGGTGGACTACCCCTACCAGGCCCTGATGGTGGAGCTTTTGATCCGCCATTATGAGATGATCTTCGATACTCCTCTGAGTCCTCTTCCACCTTCCTCCCCCGTAGCAGAGAGCTCTCCAATCCCCATCAAATCACGCTTCACCCCACGGGAGAAGGAGCAACAGCTTAGCCGACATTCAAAGTCCCTGGTGGACATTAAGGAG CAGCCAAAAGCTAAGACGTATAAAAGATATTCCTCCGTAATACCTTCTACACACCTGATGGATGAGGTGAAAGAGGGTAAGATAAGGTCTGACAAAGACTTCGCTGCAg TAGATGATACAGTGGACATCAACAAGTTCCTATCGTCAAGCGTTCCTGAAATGCGAAACTCGCCTGGTCTTAGTCGCCGTAACCACGTCACCAGAGTTCAACTTCGGCCTCCGAGACCCAAGCTGACCTCTCGACCGATCAGCATGCCAGCCGAGCGGCTCCTCAACCTCGCCAAGGTGGATGAATGTAACGTGAAGAACGCCGTGGAGGAGGATGACAACCATGGTGGAGATCCTGTCATCGAGGAGGTGTCCGAAGAGGAGAAGCCCAAGTACAGAGCGGGAAACCATTACAGGAAATCTTACATCGATACGCAGACACTAAGGCGGACTTGGGACAAGCAATATAAGCATCATGAAATCACTCCGAAGACCTTCGTGTTTACGACCGACTGTCCTTCTGATTCCGGGACCAATGATGCCAGCGTTCATCCCACTTCTCTTACGTCTTCGTCTTTCTCAGAACACACCAATACCCCCAGCACCGTTCTTGCTAACAGACCCTACACCATTGCCGTGAGGCCTGGACGGACTTTACGTAGGGAAGGTAATGTTAGCGAGTATTGCCCAGTTCCCACATCCTTCAGGCCTCCCAGAACTCTGCAACCTCCTCCTGGAACGTTCTACAAACCTCCAGGTAGCCGAACCAAATCATTAACAGAGGTTGAGCTTAAGACTAGTAGAGCGACTGCAAACAGcactgaggaagaagaggaggatgacgatgatgatgaggaggaggaggaggaggaggaggaggaggaaggatTTGGGGTGGAAGTCTCAGTTGATGAGCCTGAGCCAGATTTGGACCCAGAACCAACACCAGAGCAGGATGCCCAGGATACAGACCCACTTCCACTCCCCCAGTCTCCCAGCTCTAGTTCAGAAGAGCTCGGGCAAAACGAGACCAAACCCGTATACCAGAGACTCAGATCGCGCCGCATGCAGGATCTCGAACACAGGGAGGCTCATTTTGTTTGA
- the LOC113066138 gene encoding rho GTPase-activating protein 29-like isoform X4: MFAAGMLQQSSGGLNKRSLGMARLPNSHFFPLSSGSGSWGLGRSAKSSSLSSVSSASDSMDMAGADPDCIMQLVNDVRRFADALLHLKEAFNTKDHQDCLHQLVHERLGELLRVLKAVISKHHSLNSVEILSAAGTLIAKVKGVNFKEVNEDNKQTLFSEIYTSIDTLAFTFGNVVSDFLMGDVENGSALGLPQACRSRSFENLTVESSGCGPEKDDPPGPSPPARVEEMDGALLRNDSGVESALLYAKAWSKYTKELLAWVDKRLNMDIECAKSYAKMAESAKTLAFQQEHMPFRDIYFSAFKNDIEYSQLIMQTTAALQSNKFMQPLQARKNELDKLRKEVKEQWQREQKKMHEAESALKKARLLQTQRQEEYEKARCSTNRVEEDQIGMAGGKLLEKRRKLEEEALQKAEEAQEHYKQCITDVGVKRVDLANTKSEILTQIRELVFQCDLTLKAVTVNWFQMQQVQVVSLPVNFQSLCENSKLYEPGLCYTEFVKSLPSDRTRVESFSFDVCGTQNTGLPLSKRVINSGHSSQVHLSQVSLTPGDFLSADDVESHVQARTGKMTNRRSNSSTDIQALKIQGPFRVWRTSSQGGGMCSDSESAGGSSESRSLDSPTASPGDFKRRLPRTPSTGTMSSADDLDEREPPSPSDNGLSEMITEAASSPGPFRNTQMSKAAQTHKLRKLRAPSKCRECDSLVVFLGAECEECSLACHKKCLETLAIQCGHKKLQGKLHLFAIDFAQAAKNSPDGIPFIIKKCTSEIENRALNIKGIYRVNGAKSRVEKLCQAFENGKDLVELSDLYPHDISNVLKLYLRQLPEPLILFRFYNDFIGLAKESQSIIVDEVEASRGNPTPDSSQVSVELKRVLFKIKDLLRQLPSAHYKTLQFLIQHLHRVTERAEENKMTASNLGIIFGPTLIKPRQADTEVSLSSLVDYPYQALMVELLIRHYEMIFDTPLSPLPPSSPVAESSPIPIKSRFTPREKEQQLSRHSKSLVDIKEPKAKTYKRYSSVIPSTHLMDEVKEGKIRSDKDFAADDTVDINKFLSSSVPEMRNSPGLSRRNHVTRVQLRPPRPKLTSRPISMPAERLLNLAKVDECNVKNAVEEDDNHGGDPVIEEVSEEEKPKYRAGNHYRKSYIDTQTLRRTWDKQYKHHEITPKTFVFTTDCPSDSGTNDASVHPTSLTSSSFSEHTNTPSTVLANRPYTIAVRPGRTLRREGNVSEYCPVPTSFRPPRTLQPPPGTFYKPPGSRTKSLTEVELKTSRATANSTEEEEEDDDDDEEEEEEEEEEEGFGVEVSVDEPEPDLDPEPTPEQDAQDTDPLPLPQSPSSSSEELGQNETKPVYQRLRSRRMQDLEHREAHFV; encoded by the exons ATCACCAGGACTGTCTGCACCAGCTGGTTCACGAGCGTCTGGGAGAGCTGTTGCGTGTATTAAAAGCTGTGATTTCCAAGCATCACTCCCTGAATTCAGTGGAGATCCTCAGCGCGGCCGGGACCCTCATCGCAAAGGTCAAAG GTGTGAACTTCAAGGAAGTGAATGAAGACAATAAGCAGACACTCTTTTCTGAGATCTACACTTCCATAGATACATTGGCCTTCACGTTTGGCAATGT AGTGTCTGACTTCCTTATGGGAGATGTAGAGAACGGCTCAGCCTTGGGGCTTCCTCAGGCCTGCAGAAGCAGG TCTTTTGAAAACCTGACGGTGGAGTCCAGTGGATGTGGCCCGGAAAAAGATGACCCTCCAG GTCCCTCTCCACCCGCTCGGGTGGAGGAGATGGATGGAGCTTTGCTCCGTAATGACAGCGGGGTGGAGTCGGCCCTGCTTTATGCCAAAGCCTGGTCAAAATATACAAAGGAACTCCTGGCCTGGGtggacaaacgtcttaatatgg ACATTGAGTGTGCAAAGAGCTATGCGAAGATGGCTGAATCTGCAAAGACACTGGCGTTTCAACAG GAGCACATGCCATTCCGGGATATTTACTTCTCTGCCTTCAAGAACGATATTGAATACAGTCAGTTGATCATGCAAACCACAGCTGCTCTACAGTCCAACAAGTTCATGCAG CCTCTGCAAGCTCGAAAGAATGAGCTAGATAAGCTGAGGAAGGAGGTGAAGGAACAATGGCAGAGAGAGCAGAAGAAAATG CATGAAGCAGAAAGTGCGCTGAAGAAGGCCCGGCTCCtgcagacacagagacaggaagAGTACGAGAAAGCACGCTGCTCCACCAATCGAGTGGAGGAGGATCAGATCGGAATGGCTGGAGGAAAACTGCTGGAGAAGAGACGAAAACTGGAGGAGGAGGCTCTGCAGAAG GCAGAGGAAGCCCAAGAACATTATAAGCAGTGCATCACAGATGTCGGGGTGAAGAGAGTGGACCTGGCCAACACCAAGAGCGAGATTCTTACTCAGATTCGAGAACTTGTGTTTCAGTGCGACTTGACCCTGAAAGCA GTGACTGTCAACTGGTTTCAGATGCAGCAGGTGCAGGTGGTTTCCCTGCCTGTGAATTTCCAGTCGCTATGCGAGAACTCTAAACTGTATGAACCGGGTCTGTGTTACACTGAATTTGTGAAGAGTCTTCCCTCTGACAGGACCAGGGTGGAATCGTTCTCCTTTGACGTCTGTGGGACACAGAACACAGG GTTGCCCCTCTCGAAACGAGTGATAAATAGCGGTCACTCATCCCAAGTTCACTTGTCCCAGGTGTCTCTCACACCTGGAGACTTCCTGAGCGCAGATGATGTGGAGAGTCACGTCCAAGCACGCACCGGAAAGATGACAAACAGACGCTCAAACAGCAGTACAGATATTCAAG CTCTGAAGATCCAGGGTCCGTTCCGGGTCTGGAGGACCAGCAGTCAGGGTGGAGGCATGTGCAGTGACTCTGAGAGCGCTGGAGGAAGCAGTGAATCTCGCTCTTTGGACTCCCCTACAGCAAGCCCAG GTGATTTTAAAAGAAGGCTACCCAGAACCCCATCTACAGGCACCATGTCTTCAGCAGATGATCTAGATGAGAGAGAACCACCATCACCTTCAGATAATG GTCTGAGCGAAATGATAACGGAGGCAGCCAGCTCTCCTGGACCCTTCCGCAACACACAGATGTCTAAAGCGGCGCAGACGCACAAGCTGAGGAAGCTCCGTGCACCATCAAAGTGCAGGGAGTGTGATAGTCTTGTGGTATTTCTCGGTGCTGAATGCGAGGAA TGTTCTCTTGCTTGTCATAAGAAGTGTTTGGAAACTCTTGCCATCCAGTGTGGGCACAAAAAGCTACAGGGAAAACTGCATCTGTTTGCTATCGACTTTGCTCAGGCAGCCAAGAACAGTCCTGATGGAATCCCCTTCATTATCAAAAAATGCACCTCAGAGATCGAAAATAGGGCTCTGAACATCAAG ggaATTTACCGTGTTAACGGTGCCAAATCTCGGGTGGAGAAGCTTTGTCAGGCCTTCGAGAACGGCAAAGACCTGGTGGAGCTTTCGGATCTCTACCCTCATGATATCAGCAACGTCCTCAAACTCTACTTACGACAG CTCCCAGAGCCCCTGATTCTTTTCCGATTCTATAACGACTTCATCGGATTGGCCAAAGAGAGTCAGAGTATCATTGTTGACGAGGTAGAGGCATCAAGAGGAAATCCCACCCCAGACAGCTCGCAGGTCAGCGTAGAGCTCAAACGGGTCCTCTTCAAGATCAAAGACCTGCTGCGCCAGCTTCCTTCAGCCCACTACAAAACCCTGCAGTTCCTTATTCAGCACTTGCACAG GGTAACAGAAAGGGCAGAAGAGAACAAGATGACTGCCAGTAATCTGGGCATTATTTTTGGACCCACACTGATCAAGCCCCGACAGGCTGACACAGAGGTCTCCCTGTCCTCTCTGGTGGACTACCCCTACCAGGCCCTGATGGTGGAGCTTTTGATCCGCCATTATGAGATGATCTTCGATACTCCTCTGAGTCCTCTTCCACCTTCCTCCCCCGTAGCAGAGAGCTCTCCAATCCCCATCAAATCACGCTTCACCCCACGGGAGAAGGAGCAACAGCTTAGCCGACATTCAAAGTCCCTGGTGGACATTAAGGAG CCAAAAGCTAAGACGTATAAAAGATATTCCTCCGTAATACCTTCTACACACCTGATGGATGAGGTGAAAGAGGGTAAGATAAGGTCTGACAAAGACTTCGCTGCAg ATGATACAGTGGACATCAACAAGTTCCTATCGTCAAGCGTTCCTGAAATGCGAAACTCGCCTGGTCTTAGTCGCCGTAACCACGTCACCAGAGTTCAACTTCGGCCTCCGAGACCCAAGCTGACCTCTCGACCGATCAGCATGCCAGCCGAGCGGCTCCTCAACCTCGCCAAGGTGGATGAATGTAACGTGAAGAACGCCGTGGAGGAGGATGACAACCATGGTGGAGATCCTGTCATCGAGGAGGTGTCCGAAGAGGAGAAGCCCAAGTACAGAGCGGGAAACCATTACAGGAAATCTTACATCGATACGCAGACACTAAGGCGGACTTGGGACAAGCAATATAAGCATCATGAAATCACTCCGAAGACCTTCGTGTTTACGACCGACTGTCCTTCTGATTCCGGGACCAATGATGCCAGCGTTCATCCCACTTCTCTTACGTCTTCGTCTTTCTCAGAACACACCAATACCCCCAGCACCGTTCTTGCTAACAGACCCTACACCATTGCCGTGAGGCCTGGACGGACTTTACGTAGGGAAGGTAATGTTAGCGAGTATTGCCCAGTTCCCACATCCTTCAGGCCTCCCAGAACTCTGCAACCTCCTCCTGGAACGTTCTACAAACCTCCAGGTAGCCGAACCAAATCATTAACAGAGGTTGAGCTTAAGACTAGTAGAGCGACTGCAAACAGcactgaggaagaagaggaggatgacgatgatgatgaggaggaggaggaggaggaggaggaggaggaaggatTTGGGGTGGAAGTCTCAGTTGATGAGCCTGAGCCAGATTTGGACCCAGAACCAACACCAGAGCAGGATGCCCAGGATACAGACCCACTTCCACTCCCCCAGTCTCCCAGCTCTAGTTCAGAAGAGCTCGGGCAAAACGAGACCAAACCCGTATACCAGAGACTCAGATCGCGCCGCATGCAGGATCTCGAACACAGGGAGGCTCATTTTGTTTGA